The Nesterenkonia xinjiangensis genome contains a region encoding:
- a CDS encoding NUDIX hydrolase: MNGSETGDEPQTPLTVSMGSRRVPVPKPPRGGGHLPTVEEVSAGGVVIRPAAQGFEVAIIARYNRGGRLEWCLPKGHPENDEDHEQAAIREVEEETGIAGAILTSLGSIEYWFTVPTHRVHKTVHHFLLEAVGGELTTENDPDHEAVDVAWVNMDDLERTLSFPNERRIVSAAKQVIADTL; encoded by the coding sequence ATGAACGGATCGGAGACCGGTGATGAACCCCAGACCCCGTTGACGGTGTCGATGGGATCACGCCGCGTGCCGGTTCCCAAGCCGCCTCGCGGCGGCGGCCACCTTCCCACCGTGGAGGAGGTCAGCGCGGGCGGAGTGGTCATCAGGCCCGCCGCCCAGGGCTTCGAGGTGGCCATCATCGCCCGATACAACCGGGGCGGACGGCTCGAGTGGTGCCTGCCCAAGGGCCACCCGGAGAACGACGAGGACCACGAGCAGGCCGCGATCCGTGAGGTGGAGGAGGAGACCGGCATCGCCGGGGCCATCCTGACCTCTCTGGGAAGCATCGAGTACTGGTTCACCGTCCCCACCCACCGGGTGCACAAGACGGTGCACCATTTCCTGCTCGAGGCCGTGGGCGGGGAGCTCACCACCGAGAACGATCCGGACCACGAGGCTGTCGACGTCGCCTGGGTCAACATGGACGATCTGGAGCGGACGCTGTCCTTCCCGAATGAGCGACGCATCGTCTCCGCTGCCAAGCAGGTCATCGCGGACACGTTATAG